Part of the Candidatus Omnitrophota bacterium genome, AACATTAACCGCAGGATTATTATTTCTAACTTGAGGTTAGCTATATGCAAAAAAACATACTCGTAAGATTAAGGGATTCGGGCCAGATCTATTCATGCAATATACAGGGCCTGGATTTAAAAGAAGGCGACTATGTAATAGTGGAGCATGACAGGGGCCTGGATTACGGCCAAATAGTTAAACCGTGCGACAGGCACGTTCCGGAAGAGTCTAAAGAGCCTTTAAAGAAGATTATCCGCGTTGCTTCCGACAATGATTTAAAACAAATAGCCGATAATAGGAATAAAGCGAAAGAGGCTTTCATAGCATGTTTAAAGAAGATTGATGAACATAAAATAGATATGAAGCTGGTCCAGGCAGAATATTCATTCGACCGTAACAAAATAATATTTTATTTTACAGCTTCAGGCCGTGTTGATTTCAGAGAATTAGTCAAGGACCTGGCCAAGATATTTAAGGCCAGGATTGAGCTTAGGCAGATCGGGGTCAGGGATGAAGCTAAGCTTTTCGGCGGCTTTGGCCCATGCGGCAGGCAGTTGTGTTGCGCAACATTCCTAAAGGATTTTGAGCCTGTGAGCATAAAGATGGCGAAAGAAGAAGGGCTGCCTCTTAACCCTCCTAAGATATCCGGTATCTGCGGAAGGCTTATGTGTTGTCTGAATTATGAGTACGAGACTTATAAAATACTCTCGAAGGGCCTGCCCCGCGAAGGGGAGCGTATACATACTACCCAGGGTAAAGGAAAGGTTATAAGCGTGAATGTATTTAAAAGGAACGCCTTGGTGGAGCTTGAGGACGGTACCCAGATTATTATGAGCTATAAGGAACAGCAGAATGAAAAATAAATTTTATATTACTACGCCTATTTACTATGTCAATGCCTCTCCTCATATCGGGCATTCGTATACCAGCATAGCAGCCGATACTTTAGCGCGGCACAACCGCCAGAAGCTTGGCGCCGGATCCGTGCGTTTCCTTACCGGTACCGATGAGCATGGGCAGAAGATACAGAAAGCGGCGGATGATTCGAAGTTAAAGCCTCAGGAATTTGTAGACAGGGTGGTGGTGCAATTTAAAGAGCTATGGTCCAGGCTTAATATTTCCTATGATGATTTTATCCGCACTACAGAGCCTAGGCACATATCGACTGTGCAGAAAGCATTGGAGATATTATATGCTAAAGAGGTTTCCGGCAAGAAGGTGGTTTATTCTTCTGAATACGTAGGCTGGTACTGCACGCCATGCGAGACATTCTGGACCGAAACCCAGATTGAAGGCCAATTATGCCCTGATTGCAAGAGGCCGGTAGAAAAAATATCTGAGATAAATTACTTTTTCAGGATATCGATCTATCAGGAATGGCTTATTAATTATATAAATAAGAACCCGGGGTTTATCAGGCCAGAGAGCCGCTGTGAGGAAGTTTTGAGTTTCCTGGAGATGAATCAGTTGAGCGACCTTTGTATATCCAGGCCGAGAGAACGGTTAAGTTGGGGTATACCTTTGCCTTTTAGCACCGGGCATGTCACATACGTATGGTTCGATGCATTGTTAAATTATATAAGCGCGGTAGGTTCATTCGATGAAAACGGAGTGTATAATTCGGAGTGGTGGAACCATGATGTTGAGGTTGTCCATTTGATCGGTAAGGATATACTCAGGCAGCATGCGGTTTATTGGCCGATAATGCTAAAGGCCCTGGATATAAGACTGCCGGATACTGTCTTTGCGCATGGTTGGTGGCTTATTGATGACAGTAAGATGTCTAAATCCATTGGGAATGTTATATCTCCGCTTGAGATGGTTGATAAATATGGCATTGACGTTTATAGGTATTTCCTTTTACGCGATGTCCCTTTCGGGCTTGATGGTAATTTTTCCGAAGACGCTATTATAAAAAGATTCAATAGCGACCTTGCCAATGATCTTGGCAACCTGGTTTTCAGGACATTAAATATGGTTGAAAAATATTTCTCCGGGGCTATCCCGGAAATCCCGTTATTAAAAAACAGCATCTCTAAGAGCATAAAAGCAAAAGTTGAAAGCCTGCCGCAAAAGACTTCCAAAAGCCTTTTAGCTCCGGATTTT contains:
- a CDS encoding stage 0 sporulation protein; translation: MQKNILVRLRDSGQIYSCNIQGLDLKEGDYVIVEHDRGLDYGQIVKPCDRHVPEESKEPLKKIIRVASDNDLKQIADNRNKAKEAFIACLKKIDEHKIDMKLVQAEYSFDRNKIIFYFTASGRVDFRELVKDLAKIFKARIELRQIGVRDEAKLFGGFGPCGRQLCCATFLKDFEPVSIKMAKEEGLPLNPPKISGICGRLMCCLNYEYETYKILSKGLPREGERIHTTQGKGKVISVNVFKRNALVELEDGTQIIMSYKEQQNEK
- the metG gene encoding methionine--tRNA ligase encodes the protein MKNKFYITTPIYYVNASPHIGHSYTSIAADTLARHNRQKLGAGSVRFLTGTDEHGQKIQKAADDSKLKPQEFVDRVVVQFKELWSRLNISYDDFIRTTEPRHISTVQKALEILYAKEVSGKKVVYSSEYVGWYCTPCETFWTETQIEGQLCPDCKRPVEKISEINYFFRISIYQEWLINYINKNPGFIRPESRCEEVLSFLEMNQLSDLCISRPRERLSWGIPLPFSTGHVTYVWFDALLNYISAVGSFDENGVYNSEWWNHDVEVVHLIGKDILRQHAVYWPIMLKALDIRLPDTVFAHGWWLIDDSKMSKSIGNVISPLEMVDKYGIDVYRYFLLRDVPFGLDGNFSEDAIIKRFNSDLANDLGNLVFRTLNMVEKYFSGAIPEIPLLKNSISKSIKAKVESLPQKTSKSLLAPDFDFGAAMNAVWEVISMSNKYVEEIKPWNLAKEKKTEELKEFISILIMVIRSVQKEIAPFMPHTADLIGQQLGSNTISKGMPLFPRIQAKE